In one Actinomyces trachealis genomic region, the following are encoded:
- a CDS encoding PAC2 family protein: MTPMLTIDHPQGEPVSPRVLVHHFDGAMDAGRAGSLAVDQLLMTLPNQRFATFDVDSLVDYRARRPAMVFDKRKYESISMPELVVDLVHDDDGAPFLLLHGPEPDYRWEEFAAVINHLAQTLGVQTAIGMTGIPMATPHTRPTYILHHGNHPERLPEQPEFFGRVELPGTMSGFLELRLGQAGLDSRGVSASVPHYVARDDFPQGASALLRTVAEATGLALPVGDLEAAAAMNRAEIDAEAAAQAEVGAVVAALEAQYDSFVPANGAAEVAAALDLPSADEIGARLEAFLEANDAAGPDDANLGSAGC, from the coding sequence ATGACGCCGATGCTGACTATCGACCACCCCCAGGGTGAGCCGGTGTCGCCGCGCGTCCTGGTGCACCATTTTGACGGAGCCATGGACGCCGGCCGGGCTGGGTCCCTGGCAGTGGACCAGCTCCTCATGACCCTGCCGAACCAGCGCTTCGCCACCTTTGACGTCGACTCCCTGGTGGACTACCGCGCCCGGCGTCCCGCCATGGTTTTTGACAAACGGAAGTACGAGTCCATCTCCATGCCTGAGCTGGTGGTTGACCTGGTCCACGACGACGACGGCGCCCCCTTCCTCCTGCTCCACGGCCCCGAGCCGGACTACCGTTGGGAGGAGTTCGCTGCCGTGATCAACCACTTGGCCCAGACCCTGGGCGTCCAGACGGCGATCGGCATGACCGGTATCCCCATGGCCACGCCTCACACCCGGCCCACCTATATCCTCCACCACGGTAACCACCCTGAGCGCCTGCCCGAGCAGCCGGAGTTCTTCGGTCGGGTGGAGCTACCCGGCACGATGAGCGGTTTCTTGGAGTTGCGCTTGGGACAAGCTGGTTTGGATTCGCGCGGCGTCAGCGCTTCCGTGCCGCACTATGTGGCGCGAGATGACTTCCCCCAGGGGGCTTCGGCGCTGCTACGCACCGTCGCTGAGGCCACCGGGCTTGCCCTACCCGTGGGTGATCTAGAGGCTGCCGCCGCGATGAACCGTGCGGAGATCGACGCCGAGGCTGCGGCACAGGCAGAGGTGGGGGCAGTCGTTGCCGCCCTGGAGGCGCAGTACGATTCTTTTGTTCCCGCTAACGGCGCCGCAGAGGTGGCGGCGGCCCTTGACCTTCCCAGTGCCGATGAGATCGGGGCACGCCTGGAGGCCTTCCTGGAGGCCAATGATGCCGCGGGTCCGGACGACGCCAACCTGGGCTCAGCGGGATGTTAA
- a CDS encoding AAA family ATPase, producing the protein MTDSAFRPGDDALAPAPPATGAATASPTPNDTSSVRERELASEQRLVDLAYSELDRQLAQARESLARTEASGAHGTHQARGERDAYAAHYSAQVSTLEGVEDRLVFGRMDMRPEANGAASGSVPVGGPGRHYVGRLGLQDERRREVVLDWRAPLARAFYQATASRPMGLLRRRHIDTRARKVVSLEDELISVGAISGPDGARHTKVATEGLQGEGALIAAMSTARDGRMGDIVATIQAEQDRVVTSPGRSVLVVQGGPGTGKTAVALHRVAYLFYAERERLERTGVLLVGPSRTFLRYVEQVLPSLGETGVVATTIGDLVPGVHAQGTEGAEVAEVKGRALWAQVLRRSVRHLQRVPAEPRPIEVQGTTLKLLPQDVREAMSRARRSGRPHNLARESFVLYLLDCLTDQYAAATRQDASDPDTKAWIREDIRTARDARREINLCWMPTTPVGLLERLWSRPALLEELAPELTEAERKLLQRRPGSALTAADIPLVDELAELLGPSEDAEARRARLEAKRRAADVAYAAQAIESQDLGGGMVTAEMLAERFADTGPSLTLAERARADRSWTYGHVVVDEAQELGAMAWRALARRCPVRSFTVVGDLAQYSGPHAPGTWNEVLAALGTASAEAGAAGSGSGGAGRGERWQSRREHGRVHQGSGGSTPLTQEVLTVCYRTPTSIMRAAEDVAEGLGHPAVYPVRSVRDLPDCLQVDDLRHLVGDDSAWQEALRAAVLSELKRLDEQVGAGTGRLAVISTRPQEVVSVLAQDPALREAMQAPDDDVLRSRLAVMGPVASKGLEFDVVVLINPAELGAVSPGDLYVAMTRPTRRLRVLSRQPLPQRLRASQR; encoded by the coding sequence GTGACCGACTCCGCCTTCCGGCCAGGCGATGACGCCCTCGCGCCCGCTCCTCCGGCCACCGGCGCTGCCACGGCAAGCCCCACCCCCAACGACACCAGCAGCGTCCGCGAGCGCGAACTCGCCTCAGAACAGCGACTGGTGGACCTGGCCTATAGCGAATTGGACCGGCAGCTGGCCCAGGCCCGTGAGTCTCTGGCCCGCACGGAGGCCTCCGGGGCCCATGGCACCCACCAGGCGCGTGGTGAGCGTGACGCCTACGCCGCCCACTACAGCGCCCAGGTAAGCACTTTGGAAGGTGTGGAGGACCGGCTGGTCTTCGGTCGCATGGACATGCGGCCAGAGGCGAACGGTGCTGCCAGTGGCTCGGTACCCGTTGGGGGGCCTGGACGGCACTATGTGGGGCGCCTCGGTCTACAGGATGAGCGACGCCGTGAGGTGGTGCTGGACTGGCGTGCACCGCTGGCTCGCGCCTTCTACCAGGCCACGGCGTCACGCCCCATGGGGCTGCTGCGACGACGCCACATCGACACTCGCGCCCGCAAGGTCGTATCCCTGGAGGACGAGCTGATTAGTGTGGGCGCCATTAGTGGGCCAGATGGAGCCCGGCACACGAAGGTGGCGACGGAAGGCCTGCAGGGTGAAGGTGCGCTGATCGCCGCTATGTCCACGGCCCGTGACGGGCGCATGGGGGACATCGTGGCCACGATCCAAGCGGAGCAGGACCGCGTGGTGACCTCCCCGGGCCGGAGTGTGCTGGTGGTCCAAGGTGGTCCAGGCACCGGCAAGACGGCAGTGGCCCTGCACCGGGTGGCCTACCTCTTCTATGCGGAGCGGGAGCGGCTGGAGCGCACTGGCGTACTGCTGGTGGGCCCCTCACGCACCTTCCTACGCTATGTGGAGCAGGTGTTGCCCTCCCTGGGAGAAACGGGCGTCGTCGCCACCACGATCGGGGACCTGGTGCCGGGGGTGCACGCCCAGGGAACCGAGGGGGCAGAGGTCGCCGAGGTCAAAGGCCGGGCCCTGTGGGCCCAGGTGTTGCGCCGCTCGGTGCGCCACCTGCAGCGGGTGCCTGCCGAGCCGCGCCCCATCGAGGTGCAGGGCACCACGCTCAAGCTCCTCCCCCAGGATGTGCGTGAAGCAATGAGCCGGGCGCGTCGCTCCGGGCGCCCGCACAACCTGGCGCGTGAATCCTTTGTGCTCTACCTGCTGGACTGCCTGACGGACCAGTATGCGGCCGCGACCCGGCAGGACGCCTCGGACCCAGACACCAAGGCCTGGATCCGGGAGGACATCCGTACCGCGCGGGACGCGCGCCGGGAGATCAACCTGTGCTGGATGCCGACCACCCCGGTGGGACTGCTGGAGCGGCTCTGGTCGCGCCCAGCGCTGCTGGAGGAGCTGGCGCCGGAGCTGACGGAGGCGGAGCGGAAGCTGCTGCAACGGCGTCCGGGGTCAGCTTTGACTGCGGCTGATATCCCGCTGGTGGATGAGCTGGCGGAACTGCTGGGCCCCAGTGAGGACGCAGAGGCCCGGCGGGCGCGCCTGGAAGCTAAGCGGCGTGCGGCAGACGTGGCCTACGCGGCGCAGGCCATTGAGTCCCAGGACCTGGGCGGCGGGATGGTCACGGCGGAGATGCTGGCTGAGCGCTTCGCGGACACGGGGCCGAGCCTGACCTTGGCGGAGCGGGCGCGGGCTGACCGTTCGTGGACCTATGGTCATGTGGTGGTGGATGAGGCGCAGGAGCTGGGTGCGATGGCCTGGCGCGCGCTGGCGCGCCGCTGCCCGGTGCGCTCCTTCACGGTGGTGGGTGACCTGGCGCAGTATTCGGGGCCACACGCGCCTGGTACGTGGAATGAGGTGCTGGCGGCTCTGGGCACGGCGTCGGCTGAAGCGGGCGCGGCTGGGTCCGGCAGTGGCGGGGCCGGGCGCGGCGAGCGTTGGCAGTCGCGCCGTGAGCACGGCCGGGTCCACCAGGGCTCTGGAGGATCAACGCCACTGACCCAGGAGGTGCTGACAGTCTGCTACCGCACGCCGACGTCGATCATGCGGGCGGCGGAGGACGTGGCAGAGGGCCTGGGGCACCCGGCGGTCTACCCCGTCCGCTCCGTGCGGGACCTGCCCGACTGCCTGCAGGTTGATGACCTGAGGCATCTGGTTGGTGACGACTCCGCCTGGCAGGAGGCACTGCGGGCAGCTGTGCTCAGTGAGCTTAAGCGGTTGGACGAGCAGGTGGGCGCTGGCACTGGGCGGCTGGCGGTCATCAGCACTAGGCCGCAGGAGGTGGTGAGTGTGCTGGCGCAGGACCCGGCGCTGCGGGAAGCCATGCAGGCCCCCGACGACGACGTGCTCCGCTCCCGCTTGGCGGTTATGGGGCCGGTGGCCTCCAAGGGCCTGGAGTTTGACGTGGTGGTGCTGATTAACCCGGCAGAACTGGGCGCAGTGAGCCCGGGCGACCTGTATGTGGCCATGACCCGCCCCACCCGGAGGCTGCGCGTGCTTAGCCGTCAGCCACTGCCGCAGCGACTGCGAGCATCGCAGCGCTGA